One genomic segment of Candidatus Berkiella aquae includes these proteins:
- the tolA gene encoding cell envelope integrity protein TolA, with translation MRKSGSQKISFGLAVGLHIVLILLLVISFEHTIYLPAMNQPDENKEVIDAVVVNKKSLQDEIDRLAELEAKRKQQEQAKKQELIRKEEEAKEKREKEEKLLVELKKKNEQLKKEAELQRVAKEKQEQELKEKVKAEQEKLKKIQKQKEEAELAAKNKAIVEQKAQELAKQQEAARKKEQALADEQAKRAASNNKAEIDKCMLALRNRLHQHWRQPLGLNFNNLSCKIEVRLMPTGDVIDATIVQSSGSVEFDRSAEIAVKKASPLPMPTDPALASEFRQFTFTFRPEGA, from the coding sequence GTGCGTAAAAGTGGTTCGCAAAAGATATCGTTTGGGTTAGCCGTTGGTTTGCATATTGTGCTAATCCTTTTGCTGGTTATTAGTTTTGAACACACCATCTATCTTCCTGCCATGAATCAACCCGATGAAAATAAAGAAGTCATCGATGCGGTTGTTGTGAATAAGAAAAGTTTGCAAGATGAAATCGACAGGCTGGCTGAACTCGAAGCTAAAAGAAAACAGCAGGAGCAGGCTAAAAAGCAAGAGCTCATTCGCAAAGAAGAAGAAGCCAAAGAAAAGCGTGAAAAAGAAGAGAAGCTATTAGTTGAGCTTAAAAAGAAAAATGAGCAGCTTAAAAAAGAAGCTGAGCTACAACGCGTTGCGAAAGAAAAGCAAGAGCAAGAATTAAAAGAAAAAGTGAAAGCAGAACAAGAAAAATTAAAGAAAATTCAAAAACAAAAAGAAGAAGCAGAATTAGCGGCGAAGAACAAAGCGATAGTTGAGCAAAAAGCACAAGAATTAGCCAAACAGCAAGAAGCGGCTCGTAAGAAAGAGCAAGCTTTGGCCGATGAGCAAGCCAAAAGAGCGGCAAGCAACAATAAAGCAGAAATCGATAAATGTATGTTGGCTTTGCGTAATCGATTACATCAGCATTGGCGTCAACCCTTGGGATTAAATTTCAATAATCTCTCTTGCAAAATTGAAGTACGTTTGATGCCAACAGGTGATGTGATTGATGCGACGATTGTGCAATCAAGTGGCAGTGTTGAATTTGATAGATCAGCTGAAATTGCGGTTAAGAAAGCTTCTCCGTTGCCGATGCCAACCGACCCTGCATTGGCGAGTGAATTTAGACAGTTTACCTTTACATTTCGTCCGGAGGGCGCGTGA
- the ruvA gene encoding Holliday junction branch migration protein RuvA, with translation MIGQLRGKIIEKNPPFLLIDVNGVGYIVQTPLSTFFVLPEIGQETVLRTHMVVREDAQLLYGFATHDECYLFQELIKTNGVGPKIALAILSGLSPSELIEILACEEVGRLQRLPGIGAKTAQRIIVEMKDRLGKMVLSTPPKNLSPALLSKAQDPEQEAIAALIALGYKPQEANKAVARVEDKSLNCESILREALQGLAKV, from the coding sequence ATGATAGGACAACTTCGCGGTAAGATAATTGAAAAAAATCCCCCTTTTTTACTCATTGATGTCAATGGGGTGGGTTATATTGTGCAGACACCGTTATCCACTTTTTTTGTATTACCGGAGATAGGGCAAGAGACTGTATTGCGAACGCATATGGTGGTGCGAGAAGATGCGCAATTACTTTATGGCTTTGCCACGCATGATGAATGCTATCTTTTTCAAGAATTGATTAAAACCAATGGTGTAGGACCTAAAATTGCCTTAGCCATTTTGTCTGGATTATCACCTTCTGAATTGATAGAAATTTTGGCGTGTGAAGAAGTGGGGCGTTTACAAAGGCTGCCTGGTATTGGTGCAAAAACAGCACAGCGCATTATTGTTGAGATGAAAGATAGATTAGGTAAAATGGTATTATCTACGCCACCTAAGAATTTATCGCCAGCGTTATTATCGAAAGCGCAAGATCCTGAACAAGAAGCAATCGCTGCGCTCATTGCATTGGGTTATAAACCCCAAGAGGCAAATAAAGCGGTTGCGAGAGTCGAAGACAAATCGTTAAATTGTGAATCGATTTTAAGAGAAGCCTTACAAGGACTTGCTAAAGTATGA
- a CDS encoding FmdB family zinc ribbon protein produces the protein MPIYQYRCLDCGQEQELLLKIDEIPSTPCVQCQSMALEKCVTAPSFRLKGGGYYATDEIPKSKQRNVASSANEGESKVAAPSCQKAACNHSSH, from the coding sequence ATGCCAATTTATCAATATCGATGCCTAGATTGCGGCCAAGAGCAAGAATTGTTACTTAAAATTGATGAAATACCGAGTACGCCATGTGTTCAGTGCCAATCTATGGCTCTGGAAAAATGCGTGACAGCACCCAGTTTTCGTTTGAAGGGGGGGGGTTATTACGCAACCGATGAAATCCCTAAGTCTAAACAACGTAATGTCGCAAGCTCTGCCAATGAGGGTGAAAGTAAAGTCGCAGCACCTTCTTGTCAAAAGGCTGCTTGTAATCATTCTTCACACTAA
- a CDS encoding YebC/PmpR family DNA-binding transcriptional regulator codes for MAGHSKWANIKHRKGAQDAKRGKIFTKLIREITVSAKISSDVNSNPRLRIAIAKALSNNMTRDTIDRAIKRGAGGEDNQDLVEIRYEGYGPNGVAIMVDCLTDNRNRTVSEVRHAFTKMGGNLGTDGSVAYLFTKMGQLVFAKGVDEDKLMEIAIEAGADDVVAQADGSYIVNTSPDLFAEVQDAMKAAGFTADEGEITMVPSMSVKLNLEDAQQFMKMVDMLEDLDDVQEVYSNADIPEEIGAQLA; via the coding sequence ATGGCAGGTCATAGTAAATGGGCTAATATTAAGCATCGTAAAGGTGCTCAAGATGCAAAGCGTGGAAAAATCTTTACAAAGCTCATCCGCGAAATTACGGTTTCTGCTAAAATAAGTTCGGATGTTAATTCAAATCCCAGATTGCGAATAGCCATTGCTAAAGCGCTTAGCAATAACATGACACGTGATACGATTGATCGTGCGATTAAGCGTGGTGCGGGCGGTGAAGATAACCAAGATTTAGTAGAAATACGCTATGAAGGATATGGCCCCAATGGGGTTGCTATCATGGTTGATTGTTTAACCGATAATCGTAATCGAACGGTTTCAGAGGTTCGCCATGCTTTTACCAAAATGGGTGGTAATTTAGGCACCGATGGTTCAGTTGCATACCTTTTCACCAAAATGGGGCAGCTGGTATTTGCAAAAGGGGTTGATGAAGACAAATTAATGGAAATCGCGATAGAAGCAGGCGCTGACGATGTTGTTGCTCAAGCTGATGGTAGCTATATCGTCAATACTTCCCCAGACCTATTTGCAGAAGTACAAGATGCCATGAAAGCGGCAGGTTTTACGGCTGATGAAGGTGAAATTACCATGGTGCCCTCAATGTCTGTGAAATTAAATTTAGAAGATGCTCAGCAGTTTATGAAGATGGTTGACATGTTGGAAGATCTGGATGATGTGCAAGAAGTTTATTCCAATGCAGATATTCCTGAAGAAATAGGCGCACAACTGGCATAA
- the tolQ gene encoding protein TolQ: protein MNTDLSLLSLFTDASALVKIVMLILLGLSIVSWTLIFQRGYALFQAQKLFDAFQKRFKTTTDLNRLYDYLARRINNDGVEEVVRAGFREFVRLYKQEIGQEAVMVATERAMRVALAREEESLEQHLPFLATVGSISVYIGLFGTVWGIMTAFRALGSMQQATLAMVAPGISEALVATALGLFAAIPAVFAYNRFSAHTQKMIRGYDTLAEEFSGALNRRLHSQSWQETSETQPKEALVD, encoded by the coding sequence GTGAATACTGACTTATCATTACTAAGTTTATTTACTGATGCCAGCGCATTGGTAAAAATAGTGATGTTGATTCTATTAGGGCTTTCAATCGTTTCCTGGACACTCATATTCCAGCGAGGCTATGCGCTTTTCCAAGCTCAGAAATTGTTTGATGCATTTCAAAAACGATTCAAAACAACCACCGATCTGAATCGCCTCTACGATTATTTGGCACGTCGCATCAACAATGACGGCGTTGAAGAGGTCGTGAGAGCGGGTTTTCGTGAATTTGTTCGGCTGTATAAACAAGAGATTGGTCAAGAAGCAGTGATGGTTGCGACAGAGCGCGCAATGCGAGTCGCTTTAGCGCGAGAAGAAGAATCTTTAGAACAGCATTTACCTTTTCTTGCAACGGTGGGCTCCATCAGTGTTTATATCGGCTTGTTTGGTACTGTCTGGGGTATTATGACGGCATTTCGTGCCTTAGGTAGCATGCAACAAGCAACCTTGGCGATGGTAGCGCCGGGCATCTCCGAAGCATTGGTGGCAACCGCATTGGGATTATTTGCGGCGATTCCTGCAGTATTTGCTTATAACCGCTTCTCTGCACATACACAAAAAATGATTCGTGGTTATGATACCTTAGCAGAAGAATTTTCAGGAGCATTGAATCGCAGATTGCACTCGCAATCTTGGCAAGAGACCTCAGAAACGCAACCTAAAGAAGCATTAGTAGATTAA
- a CDS encoding ATP-binding protein — MTPAIPFQRSDLQAYLWQSLQLFNLYRIILAIGFVSLIKFNLDAQFFGIVDRSLYQQASLFYFCASLVFLVCSLLFKRSYDWQANVPIFIDVVALIVLMHATGGVISGVGILLIVIAAGHSLLFPGKYSLLSAASAAILLFYEHSYNLLTEKVTINTYTQVGLLGCAILVTSIVTNILSLRARRNQQLVESQAQQLATSQQLNAHIISAMHDGVLVFDQRYHIRLINVAARTLLELQDFPKHDTLYDLPVTFQQCFAKWLKEQKNSIILQLRPGGPELRLNFYPLGKGLPSGTLVFLNDIESETRRAQDLKLASLGHLTANIAHELRNPLGTVSHAAQLLAESQMLIPEDQQLVNMIKQHCNRMNTVIQNVLSLSGRKPARTEKIALVPWLQQFIKDLSIQNIGAPKITLTADKNDLQVNVDPSQLTQILINLCENGLRYSFKKHGQASLILRVFLSESPPMIILDVIDDGEGISTEVAKHIFEPFFSTENNGSGLGLYIAKELSQMNGTRLDYVSTHHQDGSQFRLTFPKGEANT, encoded by the coding sequence TTGACACCAGCAATCCCTTTTCAGAGATCGGATCTGCAAGCCTATCTGTGGCAGTCATTACAATTATTCAATCTCTACCGCATTATATTAGCCATTGGCTTTGTGAGTCTCATCAAGTTTAATTTAGATGCTCAATTCTTTGGCATCGTTGATCGCTCTTTATATCAACAAGCCAGCCTATTTTACTTCTGTGCGAGCCTAGTTTTCCTCGTTTGCTCTTTGCTGTTTAAACGCAGTTATGACTGGCAAGCCAATGTTCCCATTTTTATTGACGTAGTTGCCTTAATTGTTCTTATGCACGCAACCGGAGGCGTCATCTCTGGGGTTGGGATCTTACTGATTGTTATTGCTGCGGGACACAGTCTTTTATTTCCCGGAAAATATTCTCTTTTAAGCGCCGCATCCGCTGCTATCTTGTTATTCTACGAACACAGCTATAATCTCTTAACTGAAAAGGTCACTATCAATACCTACACTCAAGTCGGATTACTTGGCTGTGCTATTTTAGTAACCTCCATTGTGACCAACATTCTCTCTTTACGAGCCAGACGCAACCAACAATTAGTTGAAAGCCAAGCACAACAACTCGCCACTTCACAACAATTGAATGCACATATTATTTCTGCAATGCATGATGGGGTTTTAGTATTCGATCAACGTTACCATATTCGCCTGATTAATGTTGCTGCAAGAACATTACTTGAACTGCAAGATTTTCCAAAGCATGATACACTCTATGATTTACCAGTCACTTTTCAGCAATGCTTTGCAAAGTGGTTGAAAGAGCAGAAAAACTCCATCATTTTACAACTAAGACCCGGCGGTCCCGAATTACGTCTTAATTTCTATCCATTAGGGAAGGGATTGCCTTCGGGAACACTGGTATTTCTCAATGACATTGAATCTGAAACCAGACGAGCACAAGATTTAAAATTAGCTTCTTTAGGACATTTGACAGCGAATATTGCACACGAGCTACGTAACCCATTGGGCACTGTAAGCCATGCCGCACAATTACTTGCAGAATCACAAATGCTCATCCCAGAAGATCAACAATTGGTCAATATGATTAAGCAACATTGTAATAGAATGAATACCGTGATCCAGAATGTATTATCGTTGTCAGGTCGTAAGCCTGCTAGAACAGAAAAAATAGCTTTAGTGCCCTGGCTTCAACAATTTATCAAAGATCTTTCAATTCAAAATATAGGTGCTCCCAAAATCACGCTCACTGCTGATAAAAATGATTTGCAAGTTAATGTCGACCCCAGTCAATTAACCCAAATATTAATTAATTTATGTGAAAATGGTTTGCGTTATAGCTTTAAAAAACATGGTCAGGCTTCTCTCATTTTACGGGTTTTTTTATCAGAATCCCCACCTATGATTATTTTAGATGTCATTGACGATGGCGAGGGAATATCAACTGAAGTGGCTAAGCATATTTTCGAACCCTTTTTCTCAACTGAAAATAATGGCTCTGGACTTGGATTATATATCGCTAAAGAGCTGAGCCAAATGAATGGCACCAGACTTGATTATGTATCGACTCATCATCAAGATGGTTCACAATTTAGACTGACATTTCCCAAAGGAGAGGCAAACACGTAA
- the ruvC gene encoding crossover junction endodeoxyribonuclease RuvC: MPVTRRILGIDPGSRITGVGIIEKNEKEAPQCLFGGCIRLTAPEESMRLGSLFAEIQTLVQTYQPTEIAIEQVFVNKNVRSALKLGQARGVAIAAVMQANLMVYEYAPRQIKQAITGSGAADKSQIQHMVQVLLSLEQKPQVDASDALAVALCHLHTDLTAQKVSRKSTHRRNRLAWESYDRTTSR; the protein is encoded by the coding sequence TTGCCTGTAACCAGAAGAATACTTGGTATTGATCCTGGCTCGCGTATCACGGGAGTTGGGATCATTGAAAAAAATGAGAAAGAAGCACCTCAATGTCTTTTCGGTGGGTGTATTCGCTTAACTGCCCCTGAAGAATCTATGCGTTTAGGCAGTTTGTTTGCCGAGATTCAAACATTGGTTCAAACCTATCAGCCAACGGAAATAGCAATTGAACAAGTCTTTGTGAATAAAAACGTGCGCTCAGCGTTGAAATTAGGTCAAGCAAGAGGCGTTGCCATTGCGGCAGTGATGCAAGCCAATTTAATGGTTTATGAGTATGCACCTCGGCAAATCAAGCAAGCCATTACAGGGAGTGGTGCTGCAGATAAAAGCCAAATCCAACATATGGTGCAAGTTTTATTATCACTAGAACAAAAACCACAAGTCGATGCATCTGATGCGCTAGCAGTTGCACTTTGTCATTTGCATACCGATTTAACAGCGCAAAAAGTCAGTCGAAAAAGCACTCATCGTCGTAATCGCTTAGCATGGGAATCATATGATAGGACAACTTCGCGGTAA
- the ruvB gene encoding Holliday junction branch migration DNA helicase RuvB, protein MSSQITDRIVSQGVRGQEPSHEIAIRPQTLADYTGQDAVCEQLHIFIEAARRRQEALDHVLIFGPPGLGKTTLSNIIANELNVNIKQTSGPVIERPGDLAAILTNLQPKDVLFIDEIHRLSPVIEEVLYPAMEDYQIDIMIGEGPAARSIKLDLPPFTLIGATTRAGMLTSPLRDRFGIVQRLEFYNAADLKKIVLRSAQVLGITMTDEGAYEIARRSRGTPRIANRLLRRVRDVAEVEGQGKITELLAKQALALLEVDEQGFDVLDRKLLQVAVDKFHGGPVGIDSLAAAIGEAKDTIEDVIEPYLIQQGFMIRTPRGRVLTAKTYTHLGLPVPQNELT, encoded by the coding sequence ATGAGTAGCCAAATAACCGATCGGATTGTGTCGCAAGGTGTGCGTGGGCAAGAGCCTAGTCATGAAATAGCGATAAGGCCTCAAACTTTAGCGGACTACACAGGCCAAGATGCGGTTTGCGAACAACTTCATATTTTTATTGAAGCAGCCAGAAGACGTCAGGAAGCATTGGATCATGTATTGATATTTGGGCCACCTGGTTTAGGAAAAACAACCTTATCAAATATTATTGCCAATGAATTGAATGTTAATATTAAACAAACCTCAGGGCCTGTTATTGAGCGTCCTGGAGATTTAGCTGCTATTTTAACGAACTTACAGCCTAAAGATGTCTTGTTTATTGATGAAATTCATCGCTTAAGCCCAGTGATTGAAGAAGTGCTTTATCCTGCGATGGAAGATTATCAAATTGATATCATGATAGGAGAAGGGCCTGCTGCTCGCTCTATCAAATTGGATCTGCCACCCTTTACGCTAATTGGCGCGACAACCAGAGCGGGTATGTTAACGTCACCACTGCGTGACCGCTTTGGGATTGTGCAACGACTTGAATTTTATAATGCGGCTGATTTGAAAAAAATTGTATTGCGCTCAGCGCAGGTCTTGGGCATTACGATGACAGATGAAGGGGCTTATGAAATTGCGCGCCGTTCGCGTGGTACACCCAGAATTGCAAACCGATTATTGCGGCGTGTTCGGGATGTGGCTGAAGTCGAAGGTCAAGGTAAGATCACGGAATTATTAGCCAAGCAAGCCTTAGCATTATTAGAAGTGGATGAACAAGGTTTTGACGTATTGGATAGAAAATTGCTGCAAGTTGCAGTCGATAAATTTCATGGTGGCCCCGTGGGGATTGATAGTTTGGCAGCCGCGATAGGTGAAGCCAAAGATACAATTGAAGATGTGATTGAACCTTATTTGATTCAGCAAGGTTTTATGATTCGAACGCCACGTGGTCGGGTGCTCACGGCTAAAACCTATACGCATCTAGGATTGCCTGTGCCACAGAATGAGTTAACTTGA
- a CDS encoding PP0621 family protein, whose protein sequence is MLVRLLMILGILALIAWGVLWFLKRRLLKWLSHLQPPTTGTSTNIVSEKLIECAYCHTFFPKNRAIIREEHFYCCEEHASLSQ, encoded by the coding sequence ATGCTCGTTCGTTTATTGATGATATTAGGTATTTTAGCGTTAATCGCTTGGGGGGTTCTATGGTTCTTGAAGCGGCGCTTGCTCAAATGGCTAAGTCATTTACAGCCTCCTACCACAGGAACCTCAACAAACATCGTCAGTGAAAAATTAATTGAATGCGCGTACTGCCATACATTTTTCCCCAAAAATCGCGCTATCATTCGAGAAGAACATTTTTACTGTTGCGAGGAGCATGCTTCTCTTTCACAATAA
- a CDS encoding sigma 54-interacting transcriptional regulator yields the protein MEPLALIIDDEPDICQLLEITLRRMSINALSVQSIKEAKKLLATRTFDICLTDMRLGDGNGLDLVSFVQTHYPQMPIAVITAHGNMETAVKALKLGAFDCISKPVDLNQLRDIVSGALKLNANTHNDLQEQLIGQSAILQTLRQQIAKLARSQAPVYISGPSGCGKELVARIIHQSGSRQEGPFIPVNCGAIPQELMESEFFGFLKGSFTGAHFDKMGFFKAAHKGTLFLDEVADLPIAMQVKLLRAIQEKAIRPLGSNQEMAVDVRILCATHKNLHHLVQQNLFRQDLFYRLNVIELRVPSLQERKEDIPLLTTHILTKIAANSTQTPPTLDNEAIEILCDYNYPGNVRELENILERALTLSDGKHITLHDLHLPHQAQTIEQQTELGLDDYLISMERQVILDALEKAHGNKTAAAKLLGISFRTLRYRLKKIGLDSDAK from the coding sequence ATGGAACCCCTCGCACTCATCATTGATGATGAACCGGATATCTGCCAACTGCTTGAAATCACACTTAGAAGAATGTCAATTAATGCCCTTTCCGTTCAAAGCATTAAAGAGGCAAAAAAACTACTAGCCACTCGAACTTTTGATATCTGTCTTACCGATATGCGATTAGGTGACGGTAATGGTTTAGATCTGGTTTCCTTCGTACAAACGCATTATCCGCAAATGCCTATTGCGGTGATTACAGCACACGGCAATATGGAAACAGCCGTTAAAGCGCTTAAGTTAGGAGCTTTTGATTGCATTTCTAAACCAGTTGATTTAAATCAATTACGCGATATCGTTTCCGGAGCCCTAAAATTAAACGCCAATACTCATAATGATCTGCAAGAGCAGCTTATTGGTCAATCCGCTATTTTGCAGACATTAAGGCAACAAATTGCAAAACTAGCCCGCTCTCAAGCGCCTGTCTATATCAGCGGACCGTCGGGTTGTGGTAAAGAATTAGTCGCTAGAATTATCCATCAAAGTGGTTCTCGTCAGGAAGGACCTTTCATTCCTGTGAATTGTGGTGCCATTCCACAAGAATTAATGGAAAGTGAATTTTTTGGATTTCTTAAAGGCAGTTTTACAGGCGCTCATTTTGATAAAATGGGTTTTTTCAAAGCTGCCCATAAAGGTACTTTATTCCTCGATGAAGTTGCTGATTTACCTATCGCGATGCAAGTGAAATTATTACGCGCCATTCAAGAAAAAGCCATTCGACCACTTGGAAGCAATCAAGAAATGGCTGTTGATGTGCGTATCCTGTGTGCAACTCACAAAAATTTACATCATCTTGTTCAGCAGAATCTTTTTCGCCAAGATCTTTTCTATCGCTTGAATGTGATTGAACTGAGAGTGCCTAGTCTTCAAGAACGCAAAGAAGATATTCCTCTGCTCACCACGCATATCCTTACCAAAATTGCTGCAAATAGTACTCAAACGCCACCTACTTTAGACAATGAAGCGATTGAGATACTGTGTGATTACAATTATCCAGGTAACGTTAGAGAGTTAGAAAATATCCTTGAACGAGCCTTAACGCTCAGTGATGGCAAACACATTACATTGCATGATTTACATTTACCTCATCAAGCGCAAACCATAGAACAACAAACGGAATTAGGGCTGGATGATTATCTCATTTCTATGGAAAGACAAGTTATTTTAGATGCTTTAGAGAAAGCGCACGGCAATAAAACGGCTGCTGCAAAACTGCTTGGCATTAGCTTTCGAACCTTGCGCTACCGATTAAAAAAGATAGGCTTAGATAGCGATGCCAAATAA
- the nudB gene encoding dihydroneopterin triphosphate diphosphatase, which translates to MTKRPESVLVIVFTPQADVLLLQRADYPSFWQSVTGSLEADEMPLEAAWRELKEETALGIENGIMKDCHLANWFEIYPQWRHRYAPSVTQNKEHVFTFEIPKIIPITLSHEHIGYRWLDNNQAYQLASSPSNQEAIKTLIKGNE; encoded by the coding sequence ATGACGAAGCGACCAGAATCTGTATTAGTGATTGTTTTTACGCCCCAAGCGGATGTTTTATTATTACAAAGGGCTGATTATCCTAGCTTTTGGCAGTCAGTGACCGGTAGTTTAGAAGCAGATGAAATGCCGTTAGAGGCAGCGTGGCGTGAATTGAAAGAAGAAACGGCCTTAGGTATTGAAAATGGCATTATGAAAGATTGTCATTTGGCTAATTGGTTTGAGATTTACCCTCAATGGCGACATCGTTATGCGCCATCGGTGACTCAAAATAAAGAACATGTATTTACTTTTGAGATACCCAAAATAATACCGATTACCTTAAGCCATGAGCACATAGGATATCGCTGGTTAGACAATAACCAAGCATATCAGCTTGCATCATCGCCAAGTAATCAAGAAGCAATCAAGACATTGATAAAGGGGAATGAATAA
- the tolR gene encoding protein TolR translates to MLRKQYSKKKLVAEINVVPYIDVMLVLLVIFIVTAPLLQQGVSVDLPQASAKALPSNEKEPIVVSVDKEGRYYLNISESPSAVIDHQSLTAHVMSDLEKNPKRRILVKADKQVDYGKVIGAMVLLQKAGAPSVGLVTQDDQKG, encoded by the coding sequence ATGCTGAGAAAGCAGTATTCTAAGAAAAAATTAGTTGCAGAAATTAATGTTGTGCCCTACATCGACGTGATGTTGGTTTTATTGGTCATTTTTATTGTGACGGCGCCATTATTGCAACAAGGCGTTTCAGTTGATTTGCCTCAGGCAAGTGCAAAAGCATTGCCAAGCAATGAAAAAGAACCGATTGTCGTCAGTGTTGATAAGGAAGGACGCTATTATCTTAATATTTCTGAAAGTCCTTCTGCGGTGATTGATCATCAATCGTTAACCGCACATGTGATGTCTGATTTGGAAAAAAATCCAAAACGTCGCATTTTGGTTAAAGCGGATAAACAAGTTGATTATGGCAAAGTGATTGGCGCGATGGTGCTTTTGCAAAAAGCCGGTGCACCCAGCGTGGGTTTAGTGACGCAAGATGATCAAAAAGGGTAA
- the tolB gene encoding Tol-Pal system beta propeller repeat protein TolB codes for MPRLKLIRVFFAILLCISFGGANARLNIEINQGMVAGVPIAVTNSAEETALRRSGYGAAFEELAGVVRNDLRMSGRFEPLFPEQLPRVNNVQQELDAGLWQQARVENVVLGTVKPEAGDRFAVSFKLLDVYKAQSGASGQLNNGELTRVENTVLLSKTYHGISRKDFRALAHRISDDIYEKLTGIRGAFSTRIAYVMVVRAFDGSHYSLEVADADGYGPVALVKSKEPIMSPSWSPDGRQIAFVSFEKNRAEIYLIEVATGKRRLLSKFPGINGAPAWSPNGRQLAVVLSKEGSPKIFLWDMDTQNITQITDGYSIDTEPAWSKDGRSLYFTSNRGGKPQIYCMDMSTRKINRVTFVGNYNARPMLTSDGKYLVMMHREEGQRQFHIASQDLATGEVSVLTHAFLDESPTLSPNGAMVLYGTQEGDRQILSLVTLDGRGQLRLPAREGSVQEPAWSPFLS; via the coding sequence TTGCCTAGGCTCAAACTGATTCGAGTATTTTTCGCCATTTTGCTCTGCATATCGTTTGGGGGTGCCAATGCGCGCCTGAATATTGAAATCAACCAAGGGATGGTTGCGGGTGTGCCTATTGCAGTAACCAATAGCGCAGAAGAAACCGCCTTACGCCGTTCAGGCTATGGCGCCGCTTTTGAAGAATTAGCTGGTGTGGTTCGTAATGATTTAAGAATGAGTGGCCGTTTTGAACCGCTTTTCCCAGAGCAATTACCGCGTGTTAACAATGTGCAACAAGAATTAGATGCGGGATTATGGCAGCAAGCTCGTGTTGAAAACGTGGTGTTAGGAACGGTTAAACCAGAGGCAGGCGATCGATTTGCGGTTAGTTTTAAATTGTTAGATGTCTACAAAGCACAATCAGGTGCGTCAGGGCAGCTTAACAATGGCGAATTAACACGAGTAGAAAACACGGTATTACTCAGCAAAACCTACCATGGCATCAGTCGTAAAGATTTTCGTGCATTAGCGCATCGCATTAGTGACGATATTTATGAAAAATTAACTGGGATCCGCGGTGCTTTTTCAACGCGAATTGCTTATGTGATGGTGGTGCGCGCTTTTGATGGTTCACATTATAGTCTTGAAGTGGCTGATGCGGATGGTTATGGCCCTGTTGCATTAGTCAAATCGAAAGAACCGATTATGTCGCCTTCATGGTCACCCGATGGCAGACAAATTGCTTTTGTTTCGTTTGAAAAAAATCGTGCTGAAATTTATCTCATTGAAGTGGCAACAGGTAAACGTCGCTTATTATCAAAATTCCCAGGCATTAATGGCGCACCGGCTTGGTCACCCAATGGCCGACAACTGGCGGTGGTGTTATCCAAAGAAGGTAGTCCGAAGATTTTCTTATGGGATATGGATACACAAAATATTACACAAATTACCGATGGTTATTCGATTGATACCGAGCCTGCTTGGTCAAAAGATGGTCGTTCGCTATATTTCACATCAAATCGTGGTGGCAAACCGCAAATTTATTGCATGGATATGTCCACGCGAAAAATTAATCGCGTGACCTTCGTTGGCAATTATAATGCGCGTCCGATGTTGACTTCGGATGGTAAATATTTAGTGATGATGCATCGTGAAGAAGGGCAGCGTCAGTTCCATATTGCGAGTCAGGATTTAGCCACGGGAGAGGTTAGTGTCCTAACCCATGCGTTTTTAGATGAATCACCCACCTTGTCTCCTAACGGCGCTATGGTACTCTATGGCACGCAAGAAGGCGATCGTCAAATTTTAAGCTTAGTCACGCTAGATGGTAGAGGTCAATTACGTCTGCCAGCACGTGAAGGTAGCGTACAAGAGCCAGCTTGGTCACCGTTTCTATCTTGA